In Rutidosis leptorrhynchoides isolate AG116_Rl617_1_P2 chromosome 2, CSIRO_AGI_Rlap_v1, whole genome shotgun sequence, one genomic interval encodes:
- the LOC139894672 gene encoding uncharacterized protein, translated as MLLALSTKNKVGFVNGTYLKNNDDAVLATQWDRCTTSFVWSELKETYDKVDGSIVFNLHHKISYSKQNGSSLSEYYHKLNTLWKQYDEMVKLPSCTCATSPEFQQHNKVLKLMQYLMGLDDVYVSTSSNLLLRDPLSNVKSAFDILSKEKLHRGFLGCATSDSLSSSTTSFSNSGSANSVNCVPMALSNEQMMKLLSMLNDKVHQTLESSSNMSENKMFVDFDAFKCYIQDLKTITILRTGSVDGGFYVFDCYKGESFMCNYVLDCNYEYVILWHNRLGHRSSPISLVNFFLKAKHIRDPFPLSDHVTNELGEQLHMDLWGPYRVASIEGYRYFLTIVDDHTRAVGFTC; from the exons ATGTTATTAGCATTATCTACTAAAAATAAAGTAGGGTTTGTAAATGGAACTTATTTGAAAAATAATGATGATGCTGTTCTGGCTACTCAGTGGGATAGGT GTACTACTTCTTTTGTTTGGTCTGAATTAAAAGAAACCTATGATAAAGTTGATGGATCTATAGTTTTCAATTTGCATCATAAAATTAGCTATTCAAAACAAAATGGTAGTAGTTTGTCTGAATATTATCATAAACTTAACACTTTGTGGAAACAATATGATGAAATGGTTAAATTACCTTCATGTACTTGTGCTACTTCTCCTGAGTTTCAACAACATAACAAAGTCTTAAAGTTGATGCAATATCTTATGGGACTAGATGATGTTTACGTGTCTACTAGTAGTAATCTGTTACTTAGAGACCCCTTGTCTAATGTTAAGTCTGCATTTGATATTTTATCAAAAGAAAAATTACACAGGGGGTTTCTGGG TTGTGCTACTTCTGATTCTTTGTCTAGTTCAACTACATCTTTTTCTAATTCGGGTTCTGCTAATTCTGTTAACTGTGTTCCTATGGCTTTGAGTAATGAGCAAATGATGAAATTATTAAGCATGCTTAATGACAAGGTCCATCAAACTTTAGAATCTAGTTCTAATATGTCag AAAACAAAATGTttgttgattttgatgcttttaagTGTTACATTCAGGATTTGAAAACAATAACTATTTTGAGGACTGGTAGTGTGGATGGTGGTTTTTACGTCTTTGACTGTTATAAAGGTGAATCTTTTATGTGTAATTATGTGCTTGATTGTAATTACGAGTATGTTATATTGTGGCATAACAGATTAGGACATCGCTCTAGCCCT ATATcccttgtgaatttttttttaaaagctaagCATATTAGAGATCCTTTTCCCTTAAGTGATCATGTCACTAATGAATTGGGTGAACAATTACATATGGATTTATGGGGCCCTTATAGAGTTGCTAGTATAGAAGGATATAGATACTTCTTGACTATAGTTGATGATCACACAAGGGCTGTTGGGTTTACTTGTTAA